The Setaria italica strain Yugu1 chromosome IX, Setaria_italica_v2.0, whole genome shotgun sequence genome has a window encoding:
- the LOC101758908 gene encoding heat shock 70 kDa protein, mitochondrial — translation MAASLLLRAARRRELASPLGSLGASLQSTYAANICSKWGSFARPFSAKAAGSEVIGIDLGTTNSCVAVMEGKNPKVIENAEGARTTPSVVAFTQKGERLVGTPAKRQAVTNPQNTFFGTKRLIGRRFDDPQTQKEMKMVPYKIVKAPNGDAWVETTDGKQYSPSQVGAFVLTKMKETAESYLGKSVSKAVITVPAYFNDAQRQATKDAGRIAGLDVERIINEPTAAALSYGMNNKEGLIAVFDLGGGTFDISILEISNGVFEVKATNGDTFLGGEDFDNTLLEFLVSDFKKTEGIDLSKDRLALQRLREAAEKAKVELSSTSQTEINLPFITADSSGAKHLNITLTRSKFESLVHNLIERTRDPCKNCLKDAGISTKEVDEVLLVGGMTRVPKVQEVVSEIFGKSPSKGVNPDEAVAMGAAIQGGILRGDVKELLLLDVTPLSLGIETLGGIFTRLINRNTTIPTKKSQVFSTAADNQTQVGIRVLQGEREMAADNKLLGEFDLVGIPPAPRGLPQIEVTFDIDANGIVTVSAKDKATGKEQNITIRSSGGLSEADIQKMVQEAELHAQKDQERKALIDIRNNADTTIYSIEKSLGEYRDKIPAEVASEIEAAIADLRQEMASDDIEKIKAKLEAANKAVSKIGQHMSGGGSGGSQSGSGPQSGGDQAPEAEYEEVKK, via the exons ATGGCGGCGTcgctgctcctccgcgccgcgaGACGGCGGGAGCTCGCGTCCCCTCTCGGATCT CTGGGTGCCAGCTTACAGTCAACATATGCTGCCAACATATGCTCAAAATGGGGCAGTTTTGCAAGACCTTTCAG TGCAAAAGCAGCTGGAAGTGAGGTTATTGGAATTGATTTGGGAACAACTAACTCATGTGTTGCTGTTATGGAGGGAAAG AACCCAAAAGTTATTGAGAATGCTGAAGGTGCGCGAACAACACCATCTGTTGTTGCATTTACTCAGAAGGGTGAAAGGCTTGTTGGAACTCCGGCCAAGCGACAGGCTGTAACCAATCCGCAGAATACCTTCTTTGGAACAAAGCGGTTGATTGGGCGCCGCTTTGATGATCCACAGACACAGAAAGAGATGAAGATGGTGCCGTACAAAATCGTGAAGGCTCCAAATGGTGATGCTTGGGTTGAAACAACAGATGGAAAGCAATACTCACCAAGTCAGGTCGGTGCATTTGTGCTGACCAAGATGAAGGAGACAGCTGAATCTTACCTTGGCAAATCTGTCTCGAAGGCAGTGATTACTGTTCCAGCTTATTTCAATGATGCTCAGCGTCAGGCCACAAAGGATGCTGGCCGCATTGCGGGCCTTGATGTTGAGAGGATCATCAATGAACCAACAGCAGCTGCTCTGTCTTATGGAATGAACAACAAGGAGGGTTTGATAGCAGTCTTTGATCTTGGAGGAGGAACTTTTGATATCTCTATTCTGGAGATCTCAAATGGAGTTTTTGAG GTCAAAGCAACAAATGGTGATACCTTCTTGGGTGGTGAAGATTTTGATAACACTCTATTGGAATTCTTGGTGAGTGATTTCAAGAAAACTGAGGGCATTGATCTGTCAAAGGATAGGTTGGCCCTGCAGAGGCTCCGTGAAGCTGCTGAGAAGGCAAAGGTTGAACTTTCATCGACTTCTCAGACTGAGATCAATCTACCATTCATAACAGCTGATTCTTCCGGAGCAAAGCATTTGAACATCACGCTGACAAGGTCAAAGTTTGAATCTCTTGTGCACAATCTGATTGAGAGGACTAGAGACCCATGCAAGAACTGCTTGAAGGATGCTGGAATATCTACTAAGGAGGTGGATGAAGTGCTTCTTGTTGGTGGAATGACTAGGGTTCCAAAGGTACAGGAGGTGGTATctgaaatttttggaaagaGCCCAAGCAAAGGAGTCAACCCAGATGAAGCTGTGGCAATGGGTGCTGCCATTCAGGGTGGCATTCTCCGTGGAGATGTTAAGGAGCTTCTTCTCCTTGATGTTACTCCCCTGTCACTTGGTATTGAGACACTCGGTGGTATCTTCACCAGATTGATCAACAGGAACACCACAATTCCCACAAAGAAAAGCCAG GTGTTCTCAACTGCTGCTGACAATCAGACCCAAGTAGGTATCCGTGTATTGCAAGGTGAGCGTGAGATGGCTGCAGACAACAAGCTTCTTGGTGAATTTGATCTTGTGGGCATTCCACCGGCGCCAAGAGGCCTGCCTCAGATTGAGGTCACATTTGACATCGATGCCAATGGTATCGTGACCGTCTCTGCCAAAGATAAGGCCACTGGAAAGGAGCAGAATATCACCATCCGATCCTCTGGTGGGCTGTCTGAGGCTGACATCCAGAAGATGGTCCAAGAAGCTGAGCTGCATGCCCAGAAGGATCAGGAGAGGAAAGCCCTCATCGACATCAGGAACAACGCAGACACAACTATCTACAGCATCGAGAAGAGTCTAGGAGAGTACAGGGACAAGATCCCAGCAGAGGTTGCATCTGAGATCGAGGCAGCCATCGCTGACCTCCGCCAGGAGATGGCCTCAGACGACATTGAGAAGATCAAGGCCAAGCTTGAGGCTGCCAACAAGGCTGTCTCAAAGATCGGGCAGCACATGTCTGGCGGTGGCTCAGGCGGATCGCAGTCGGGATCTGGACCTCAGAGTGGTGGCGATCAGGCTCCGGAGGCGGAGTACGAGGAGGTCAAGAAGTGA
- the LOC101784460 gene encoding skin secretory protein xP2-like has product MVPGAPTKGTILATGALADSEIWQQVREVLDDKDADYPVPGHPPMHPDENFIELCRPSGLRPAAGAEEGATGVVRLREASRDPAGGERRCRRGDCGTHRRGGLYGGNQREGVAAEHEQGPTPAPPSASAAAPAKQGVAAGVPLPGEVIDLDDKAEEEPAAPTAIAEMGAVAPVTAMEMEVVTEEGKSTPASMTGIAAAVEAGVRAPAAATKAATAAKAGVPAPAATTEVGTPASAAATKAAAAVGTGMPAPTAVTETMAVADGAGCASASTVAAATSTETAAHVPGPSARPAA; this is encoded by the exons ATGGTTCCCGGCGCGCCGACCAAAGGCACCATCCTTGCGACGGGCGCGCTTGCCGACAGCGAGATCTGGCAGCAAGTTCGGGAGGTGCTGGACGATAAGGACGCCGATTACCCGGTGCCTGGTCATCCTCCAATGCACCCGGACGAGAATTTCATCGAGCTG TGCCGCCCCTCGGGACTTcgtcccgccgctggcgccgaagaaggcgctacGGGTGTCGTCCGGCTCCGCGAGGCGAGCCGCGACCCCGCCGGGGGTGAGCGGCGGTGTCGCCGGGGAGACTGCGGAACCCACCGCAGAGGCGGCCTCTACGGCGGCAACCAGAGGGAGGGCGTCGCAGCTGAGCACGAGCAGGGTCCGACCCCTGCTCCGCCTTCTGCCTCCGCGGCTGCCCCTGCAAAACAAGGTGTTGCCGCTGGGGTCCCTCTGCCTGGCGAGGTGATAGACCTCGATGacaaggcggaggaggagcctgcgGCTCCGACGGCGATAGCGGAGATGGGGGCAGTTGCCCCAGTGACTGcgatggagatggaggtggTGACGGAGGAGGGAAAGTCCACCCCCGCGTCCATGACGGGGAtagcagcggcggtggaggcgggggtACGTGCCCCAGCAGCCGCGacgaaggcggcgacggcggcaaagGCGGGGGTGCCTGCCCCGGCGGCCACGACGGAGGTGGGGACGCCTGCTTCGGCGGCCGCGACGAAGGCCGCGGCAGCGGTGGGAACGGGAATGCCCGCTCCAACAGCCGTGACGGAGACGATGGCGGTGGCGGATGGAGCGGGATGCGCGTCGGCGTCGACGGTGGCCGCGGCGACTTCGACAGAGACGGCGGCGCATGTGCCGGGGCCGTCGGCGAGGCCGGCAGCATGA